From the genome of Pseudomonas yamanorum, one region includes:
- a CDS encoding peptidylprolyl isomerase, with protein MKKPTLVVGAGALVVLAVAVGLSLRPGSDPVAAQQPAPVAVKDGPAVARLGNQQIDLTELKSVLAALPVETREQLRGNRGALETWLRSRLAQKAVLEQADAQGWRQRPEVEQQTRAAAEQIVFRDYMLSVSQVPADYPSAAELQQAYDSGKAQWVTPPLYQVSQIFLAVTDPQAVDTVRRQAQELSRKAQASPGEFAALASQYSQDPDSARRGGDSGMQPLQQLVPEMRSVVARLKTGAVSEPVQSAAGFHVLKLTGQQPARTATLDELRGRLTEALRTQRQEQIAKAYLEGMLNTATLSIDGAELNKVLE; from the coding sequence GTGAAGAAACCAACCCTGGTGGTCGGCGCCGGCGCCCTGGTGGTGCTGGCGGTCGCGGTGGGGTTGAGCCTGCGACCGGGCAGTGACCCGGTTGCAGCCCAGCAGCCGGCGCCGGTGGCCGTGAAGGACGGGCCGGCGGTGGCGCGCCTGGGCAACCAACAGATCGACCTCACCGAGCTCAAGTCGGTGCTGGCTGCCTTGCCGGTTGAAACCCGCGAGCAACTGCGTGGCAACCGTGGCGCCCTGGAAACCTGGCTGCGTTCACGTCTGGCGCAAAAGGCCGTGCTTGAACAGGCCGATGCCCAGGGCTGGCGCCAGCGCCCGGAAGTGGAGCAGCAAACCCGCGCCGCCGCCGAACAGATCGTGTTTCGCGACTACATGCTGTCGGTCAGCCAGGTGCCGGCGGATTACCCCAGCGCCGCCGAATTGCAGCAAGCCTATGACAGCGGCAAGGCGCAATGGGTGACACCGCCGTTGTACCAGGTCAGCCAGATTTTCCTGGCCGTGACCGACCCCCAAGCCGTCGACACCGTACGCCGTCAAGCGCAGGAATTAAGCCGCAAGGCGCAAGCCTCGCCAGGCGAGTTTGCCGCCCTGGCCAGCCAATACTCCCAAGACCCCGACAGCGCCCGACGCGGCGGCGATTCCGGGATGCAGCCATTGCAGCAACTGGTGCCCGAAATGCGCAGTGTGGTGGCGCGGCTCAAGACGGGCGCGGTGTCCGAGCCGGTACAAAGTGCTGCGGGTTTTCACGTGCTCAAGCTCACCGGGCAACAACCGGCGCGCACCGCCACGCTGGATGAACTGCGGGGCCGCCTGACGGAGGCCCTGCGTACGCAACGCCAGGAGCAAATCGCCAAGGCCTACCTGGAAGGCATGCTGAATACCGCCACCTTGAGCATCGACGGTGCCGAGCTGAACAAGGTGCTCGAGTAA